The Myxococcota bacterium sequence ATCACGGTCGAGCTGAACCCGGGCCAGCTCGAGGTCTCGCGCGTGCCCGAGCTGCGCGCCGCGGGAGTGACTCGCCTGTCGGTCGGCTTGCAGTCGGGCGAGGAGCGCGTGCTGCGCCGGCTGGGCCGCGCGCAGAGCGCACAGGAGGCGCTGCGCGGGCTCGAGGCCTGTCTCGGCGCCGGCTTCGCCTCGCTCTCGGCCGACCTGATCTACGGCGCGCCGGAGCAGACGCTCGAGTCACTCGAGCGCGACGTCGAGCGGCTGGTCGCGCTGGGCGTGCCGCACGTCTCGGCGTACGCGCTGACGCTCGAGCCGGGCACGCCGTTCGCGCGTGCCGCGGCGGCGGGACGGCTGCCGCTGCCCGACGAGGACACCGTGGTCGCCATGGCGGCGCTCCTGCGCGCGCACCTGGGCGCGGCGGGCGTGCACCGCTACGAGATCTCGAGCTACGCGCGCGCGGGCCACCGCGCCCGCCACAACCAGCGCTACTGGCTGCGGCGCGACGTGCTGGGTCTCGGGCCCTCGGCCGCGAGCCTCTTGGGCGACCGGCGGCTGTCGAACGCGCGCGGGCTCGGGCCGTGGCGGAGCGCGCTTCGCGCGGGCGAGCTGCCCGCGGTGGAGGACGAGCGCCTGGACCCGGCCGAGGCGCGCCGCGAGGCGCTCTACCTGGGCCTGCGCCAGAGCGACGGCGTGTCGCGGGCCGAGTATCTGCGGCGCTACGGCGGCGCGCCCGAAGCGTTCGCAGGCCCGGAGCTGGGTAGGCTCCGCGCGCGCGGGCTGGTGCAGGACGACTCCGGCTTCCTGCGCCTCACCGAGCGCGGGCTGCTCTTCGCGGACGAGGTGTTTCTCGAGCTCGTAGGGCGTTGACCCGCTCAGCGGCGCGGCGGGGCAGCCGCGAGCTTGCGTTGCAGGGTGCGCCGGTGCAGGCCGAGCAGGCGGGCCGCCTTGGAGATGTTCCCACCGCAGTCGGCGAGCACGCGCTGGATGTGCTCCCACTCGACGCGCTGGAGCGAGGGCACCGTCGCGGCGGGCTCGTCCGCCCCCGCGTGGAACGCGCGCAGCACGTCGTCGGCGTCGACCGGCTTGGTGAGATAGTCGAGCGCGCCTCGGCGCACGGCCTCCGTCGCGGTCGCGATGCTCCCGTAGCCTGTCAGCAGCACGCTCGCGAGCTCCGGGAGCTCGCGCTGCAGATCCGACAGCACGTCGAGCCCGGAGCCGTCGGCCATGCGCAGATCGATCACCGCGCGCTCCGGCTGGAACGAGCGCGCGACGCGCAGCGCCTCCTCGGCCGAGCCCGCGGCGGCGACCTCGTGACCGCGCGCGGCCAGCGAGCGCGCGAGACGGCTCCGGAAGGGCTCGTCGTCGTCGACGACGAGGATGCGCAGCGGCGCCTCGGCCGGCGTCACGGGGCGACCGGCCAGGCAGCCAGCGCCGTGGTGCCGCGGTCGGGAGTGGACTCGAGCTCGAGCTTTCCGCCGAGCCGCTCGGCGTGCAGGCGGACCACGAACAGGCCCAGCCCCGTGCCGCGCCCGGGCGGCCGGGTGGTGAAGAAGGGCTCGCCCGCGCGCTCGAGCACCTCGGGGCTCATGCCGTGACCTTCGTCGCGAACCCGCACCTCGATCTGGCCGCCGTCGAGCGCCACGCGCACGCGTACCGGCGCAGCGCGCGAGGCCTCGAGTGAGTTGTGCACGAGCGGCAGAACCACGGCCTGGAAGTCGGAGCGCAGGCCGAGCTGCGCTCCCGGCGGAGCGGCGATCTCGACCAAC is a genomic window containing:
- a CDS encoding response regulator, which gives rise to MTPAEAPLRILVVDDDEPFRSRLARSLAARGHEVAAAGSAEEALRVARSFQPERAVIDLRMADGSGLDVLSDLQRELPELASVLLTGYGSIATATEAVRRGALDYLTKPVDADDVLRAFHAGADEPAATVPSLQRVEWEHIQRVLADCGGNISKAARLLGLHRRTLQRKLAAAPPRR
- a CDS encoding coproporphyrinogen-III oxidase family protein translates to ITVELNPGQLEVSRVPELRAAGVTRLSVGLQSGEERVLRRLGRAQSAQEALRGLEACLGAGFASLSADLIYGAPEQTLESLERDVERLVALGVPHVSAYALTLEPGTPFARAAAAGRLPLPDEDTVVAMAALLRAHLGAAGVHRYEISSYARAGHRARHNQRYWLRRDVLGLGPSAASLLGDRRLSNARGLGPWRSALRAGELPAVEDERLDPAEARREALYLGLRQSDGVSRAEYLRRYGGAPEAFAGPELGRLRARGLVQDDSGFLRLTERGLLFADEVFLELVGR